The Gloeomargarita lithophora Alchichica-D10 genomic sequence GAATCAAAATCATGGGAAAGAAATTTGAGTATAAGAATATTCGTTTTGACTTTAAAGGTCGAGGCATTACACAAGAAATTAATCTTCTTGATATCGATGGAAAACGTGTAAAAGGATGGTATACCAATACCGAAGAAGTGCCTACTCTTCCAGTATTATTGAATGCTGCTGGATCTGATGGATGGGAACTTGTTTCACATAGTGTTAACCAAGATAACCAAGCTAATGGAGTGACATTTCACTATTTATACTTTAAGAGAGAAGTTGCCTAGTGTCAGATTCTGAGCTTGATAAAATCATTGCTGCGACACGACAAAAGAGTGCTAAGAAAAAGCAAAACAATAAAAATACATCGCCATTTGTAATCGTATTAAGCGTTTTAGCCCTAGTTTTAGTAATAACAAAGAATCCATTTTTCTTATTCCTTATAGCATTAGTTATTTTTATTCTTGTAATAAGAGAATCTATAGAATGGATGGGGTGATAAACAGGCTCTAATCTTTTAGAGCCTGTTTATCACTACGCTACCTCACAGCCCACTAAAAGCCTAACACTGCGTTGGAGCCGACCTTTCAAAAGTTGATCTGTAAAAGCTAAAGATTAAGTGTAGCGGCTCAACTAGACCGTTAGACCACTTGATCTTTGGCAAGTGAGCCATCGAAAAACTTCTGAATTTAATGTTGTAAAATAGGATAGAAATTACTCAATTAACGATTTAAATCGACTCACGGGGTATTTCATGAAAACTTTGCTAGAGATCGAAGAAGCAATCCAACGTTTGCCAGAAAGTGATATTCGACAACTTTCAGGATGGCTTCAATCGCATCTGGATGAGGTGTGGGATCGTCAAATTGAGGCAGATTTAGTGTCTGGGAAACTAGATCACTTAATTGCCCGCGCAGAAGCAGGCATATCCGCTAATAGAGTGAAGCATCTCGATGAAGTCCTTGACAACGCCTGATTTCTGGAGAGCTTACGCAGAATTAACCCCAGATATGCGGGAGGAAGTACGGAGAGCGTACCAGCTTTGGCAAAACAATCCAATACATCCATCCTTGCACTTTAAGAAAGTAGGTAAGCATCTTTGGTCTGTCTGCGTAAGTAGTGGTTATCGAGCTTTAGCATTGAAAAAAGGTGATGACTACTACTCTGGTTCTCCCCCTGGACGCTCCCTACTCCCTTCAAAGCAGCAACGCCCAAACGATGACAGTCCCAAATTGCTATACTAGAAAATGCTGTATTTACGCAAATCATGCCATCCTCCGTCCGGCCTAAAGTGGCTTTTACCCACCTGGGATGCGAAAAAAATCGCATTGATACCGAGCATATGCTGGGCTTACTGGCAACGGCGGGTTATCGCATAGATAGTGACCCAGAGACGGCGGATTATGTCATCGTCAATACCTGTAGTTTCATCGAAGCCGCCCGACAAGAATCGGTGCGTACCCTGGTAGAGCTGGCCGAAGCGGATAAAAAAATCGTGATCACCGGCTGTCTGGCACAACATTTCCAAGGGGAATTGCTGGCCGCTATCCCGGAGGCAGTGGCCTTGGTGGGCACGGGGGATTATCAGCACATTGTCCAAGTCATTGATGCGGTGGAACAGGGGCAAACTGTCCTCCAGGTCACCGAAAAACCCACCTACATTGCCGATGAAACGGTGCCCCGTTACCGAACTACCTGTGCCCCGGTGGCCTATTTACGGGTGGCGGAAGGGTGTGATTATCGTTGTGCGTTTTGTATCATCCCCCATCTGCGGGGTGACCAGCGTTCCCGCTCCATTGCCTCCATCGTCCGGGAAGCCCAGGAATTGGCCGACCAGGGGGTGCAGGAATTGATTCTTATCTCCCAAATTACCACCAACTATGGGCTGGATTTGTACGGCAAACCCCGCTTGGCTGACTTGCTTTATGCCTTGGGGGATGTGTCCGTGCCGTGGATACGAGTGCATTACAGTTATCCCACCGGGTTGACCCCGGAGGTACTGCGAGCCTTTCGGGATGTCCCGAATGTATTGCCCTACATTGACCTACCGCTACAACATTCTCACCCGGAGGTTTTACGCGCCATGAACCGGCCTTGGCAAAGGGAGGTCAATGACCGCCTGCTCGACCGAATCCGGGAAATGTTACCCGATGCCGTGATTCGGACGACGTTTATCGTCGGTTTTCCGGGGGAAACGGCTGACCATTTTGCCCATTTGGGGGATTTTGTGGAGCGACATCGGTTTGACCATGTGGGGGTGTTTCCCTTCTCGGCGGAAGCGGGGACTCCCGCTGCTACGCTGCCCAATCCGATGCCGGAAGCGGTCAAACGGCAACGCCAAAAAACCCTCATGCAAAAACAACAACCCATTTCTCTCGCCAAACACCAGCAGTATATTGACCGTACTATAGATGTACTAATTGAACAGGAAAATCCTCAAACGGGGGTCAAAATTGGCCGTTCAGCACGCTTTTCCCCCGAAGTGGATGGGCAGGTGTATGTAACCGGGGCGGCCCCATTGGGACGGCTGGTGCCGGTGAAAATTACGGCGGCGGCTGTGTATGATTTGGTGGGGGTGTCGGTTTGATTATTGACCGGCCAACTTTTGTCGCAATTCCTGGCGGGCTTGGTCGAGGGCTTTGGGTAAACCCTGGGGGTCTTTGCCCCCGGCCTGGGCTAGATTCGGTCGGCCACCGCCGCCACCCCCACAAAGTTTGGCTAAATCCCCCACCAACCGCCCCGCTTGTAACCCCAGTTTCACCACTTCCGGGCTAAAGGCGGCGACTAGGGTTACCTTATCTCCTGCGGGGATGGCACCCAGTACGACGGCACCTTTACCCAATTTTTGCAGTAATTCCTGGGCGACATTTCTCAGGGCTTCCCCATCCACCTGCCCCAATTGACCTACTAATAATTTATAACCATTGATGGTTTCGGTGGTGGTTAATAATTGCAGGGCTTGAGAGCGGGCAAGTTGCGTATTTAATTCCTCGATTTGTTTGGTTTTAGATTTCATTTCCTGTTGCAATTCCCGCACCCGGTCGGTGATTTCTTCGGGCTTAATTTTGAATAAATCGGTTAATTCTTTCACCACCCGATCCCGTTGGTTGAGATAGTCCAAAACCCCTAAACCGGCCACCGCTTCCAGGCGGCGAATACCACTGGCAATACCCGTTTCCGCCACAATCTTAAACAACCCAATTTCTGTTGTATTGCTCACATGGGTGCCGCCACAGAGTTCCATCGAAACCCCAGGAATATCAATCACCCGCACTGGGTCGCTGTACTTTTCGCCGAACATCGCCATCGCCCCCTTGGCCTTGGCTGCCGCCAGGGGTAGGGTCAAAACCTGAGCCTGATGGGCTTCGATGATCCAACGGTTGATCTGCCATTCAATCTGTTGCAATTCCGCCGGAGTCAGGGCACGGGAGCAATTAAAATCAAACCGCAACCGCTCCGCCGTCACCAAAGAACCCGCCTGGGCGATGTGGGGGTCAATCAGCTTTTGTAATGCGGCTTGCAGTAAATGGGTGGCGGTGTGATGGGCTTGGGTACGAACCCTCTGCCAGCGATCCACCTGGGTCTGCACCGGCATCCCGATGGTTAATTCCCCCTGCTCCACCCGGCCATAATGCACCCACAGGTCGGCTTTTTTTTGCACATCCACCACCCGGAATTTCATACTATCGTCTGTACTTTGAATGTACCCAGTATCCCCAACTTGACCACCCGATTCGGCGTAGAAGGGGGTTTCCTGTAAAATCACCAACAGATCACCACAGGTGTCATCACCACGGCTCACCCGCTCCCCGGCTTGCAGGATGGCTTGTACTGTGGTTGTCCCCGTAATGTTTAAGTACCCTGTGAATACACTTGCCCCCAATTCGTTAGTTAATTCCACCCACTGGTTGAGGGCTAACACATCCACGGTTGCCTGCCCTTCCCGCGATAGTTCCCGGTGTTTGGTCATCTCCTGTTCATAACCCGCCGTATCCACCGTTAAATCATGTTCGGCGGCAATTTCAGCGGTCAATTCCACGGGAAAACCGTAGGTAGCGGCCAGGTCAAAAGCAATTTTGCCACCGATCATTGGGGGCTTTTGGGTCATCACATCAAAAAGTAATTGTTGCCCCACATCCAGGGTTTTCAAAAATTGTTGTTCTTCCCGGTGCAATTCATTTTGAATCGTTGTTGTCCGTTCGGCTACATGGGGATAGGCGGGGCGGGCTAAATCAATGGCAGTTAGGGCTAATTCTGCGCTGAAGGAACGGCGTAAACCCAACAAACGTCCATGCCGCACCAACCGGCGAATTAACCGCCGCAAAATATAACCCCGGCGCACATTGCTGGGAATTACCCCATCGGCAATCAAATGCACCACCGCCCGGAGGTGATCCCCGATGATTTTTAAGGATAATTGCTGTTCTACATTAGCTTTTTGGTAATTCACATTCACCCAATCAGCCATTGGCTCAATCACCGGAAAAATCAAATCGGTTTCGTAATTGCTGGGGACATTTTGCAGAATGCGAGCTAACCGTTCTAACCCCATCCCCGTATCAATATTTTTATGCGCCAGGGGGGTAACATTCCCCTGTAAATCCCGGTTGAGTTCCATGAAAACCAGATTATAAATTTCCACAAACCGCACCTCATCCGTGAGGTCAACGGCGCCGGGTTGGGGGGTGAAATCGTAGTAAATTTCCGAGCAAGGGCCACAGGGTCCCGTCGGTCCCGCCGCCCAAAAATTATCCTCCGCCCCCAGTTTTTGGATGCGCTCCGGGGGTAAACCCACCACTTCTTGCCAAAGGGTCAGGGTTTCCGTATCCTCCGCATACACGCTCACCGCTAACTGCTCCGGGGGCAAGCCAAACCCCTGGGTGACCAATTCCCACGCCCAGGCGATGGCCGCCGCTTTGAAATAATCCCCAAAGCTAAAATTGCCCAACATCTCAAAAAAGGTGTGGTGGCGGCGGGTACGACCCACGTTTTCAATGTCATTGGTGCGTAAACATCTCTGCGCTGTGGTGACGCGGGGGTGGGGGGCGGCCTGCTGACCCAAAAAAATCGGCTTGAAGGGCAACATCCCCGCAATGGTCAACAGCACGGTGGGGTCGCTGGGAATCAAGGACGCACTGGGCAAAACCTGATGGCTGTGCTGGGCGTAAAATTCTAGGAATTTCTGCCGAATGGCATCACCGGCTAAGGGCATGGGAGTTGGGGAAATTTGCAGTATTTCAATTCTACGGATTTTCCCCCATATCTCTGAGAGAAAAAGTTCAACGTTCCTAGGCCGCCCCTGCTATTCTCGGCGGTGTACCAGTAGGGCGTTGGCCTGATCGGTGGGCAAAAGCGTCAGTTCCTGAATGTTCACATGGGGGGGGCGGGTCAGGCAAAAGGCCACCGTCTCCGCCACATCCCGCCCGGTTAAAGGGGTCAAGCCTTGATATACCTGTTGCGCCCGCTCCATGTCCCCATGAAAGCGCACCGGCGAAAATTCCGTAGCCACCAGACCGGGGTTAATCGTCGTCACCCGCACCGGCGTTCCCAACAAATCCTGCTTGAGGGCATCCCCCAATATCCGCACGGCGGCCTTGGTGGCGCAGTACACATTGCCCCCCGGATAGGCGGCCAGTCCGGCAATGGAACCGATATTCACCACATGACCCCGCCCCCGGTGGATCATGCCGGGAAGCACCGTCCGGGTGATGTAAAGCAATCCCTTCAGGTTGGTATCAATCATTTCCTCCCAGTCGTCAATATCGCCCTCGTAGAGCTTATCTAAACCCCGACTTAGACCAGCATTATTAATCACAACATCAATACATTGCCATTCTGGGGGTAAATTCTGAAACCATGCCTGTACCCCCAGGCGATCCCGCACGTCTAGGGCTTGGGGCAAACAGGGGATTTTGTAATTCGTTTGTAATTCCTGCGCCAAATTCTCCAGCCGCTCCTGTCGCCGTGCCACCAGCAATAACCGCACCCCCAGGTCAGCCAACACCTGGGCGCATTCCCAGCCGATGCCACTACTCGCCCCGGTGACCAATACCGTTTCTCCTGCCAGCATCACCCTAGCCTTGCCCCACCGGAGCCGACATTCCTCGCACCGGAAGCGGGCGTTGATCGGGCTGGCTCACCCGTTGTTGGCGGTGATTCCAGTCCGCCGGTACCAGTAATTGAGTACCCATCTGCGCCCAAGCAGGGGTCGCTAGGAGGGTTAAAGCTAAAGTCAGGCCACTGGTACGTTGTGTGTGTTGCATGGGAATTGACTCTTCAGGTGTGGTGGTAATGGTAATATCTGCCATGCCTCGCTCCTACGTCACGCCACAGGACTTGCGGCATCGGGTCAGACGGTAAACAAAACCTTTACAAACAAAAAACTTTAACCGAACCCAAGGAGTGAATAAACTGGGCATGATAACACCTGAAGAATAATCAGCCAGCCCCCGGATGTCAACCATCCCATAAACGCCCATAAACTAAAAAGGACGAAATGGCTTAGGGAATGAACACGCAAGGGTTTTATTTGCTCTTCCTCCTGGTATCCGGCGCACTGCTGGGTCTGACCCCTGGCACCGCCTGGCTGTGGCCGCTCGCCTGGGTCGCTCTGGTACCCCTGTGGTGGGGGACATTTAGCGATAAACGGCCATTGATCCGGGGAATGCTCTGGGGGGCGGCCTATCACGGTCTGGCACTCTCCTGGCTCACCCATTTACACCCCCTCACCTGGTTGGGCATTCCCTGGAGCCTCAGTCTGGTCATTGCCCTAACAATATGGCTCTTGGTTACCCTTTGGGGTGCTTTTTGGGTGGGGGTGTGGGCGTGGACAACCAGTCGGATTCGTCAACCGCTACTGCGTTTGTTGGCCGGGGTCAGCCTCTGGTGTGGGCTAGAAACCCTCGCCAGCCTCACCCCCCTGTGGTGGACGACCCTCGCCCTGACCCAAAGTCCGGGCAATCCCAGCTTTTTACATCTGGGGCAATTATCCGGGCCAGTGACCCCAACCGCTTGGATTATGTTGGTCAATGGCGTACTAGCATTAGCTGTATTTTATCCTAAAAAAATTATCCTGCCCCTGGCGGTAGGTTTATTCTGCCTGGGGCAAACTTTGGGCTGGTTTCTCCAGGTGACCGCCCCTAGGGAACGGGTGCTGGCCTATTTCCCGGTGGGCATCATCCAGCCCAATATCCCCAATCCCCAGCGGTTTACCCCCCTTGGACGCGGGCAAATGGAGCAACGTCTGCGCTCCGGTTATGAAACCCTGGCGAGCCAAGGCGCAGAAATTATCCTCACCCCCGAAGGAGCTTTGGGACAAGAATTTACGCCTAATCATGCCCTGACATCATCAATACAAAAATGGCAAATTCCTTTGGTTTTGGGAGCCTATGGCCGTCAGAATGGGCAACTCACCAATAGTTTATTTATGCTTGACCGCCGGGGTGAAGTCATCAGTCGTTATGACAAAGTAAAGATGGTGCCCCTGGGGGAATTTATCCCCTTTGAGACGTGGCTGGGCGGTTGGGTGCGGCGGATTTCGGCCTTGCCCGAATCTCAAAGTGCCGGAACCCTGTCCCAGTCGGTGCGGACGCTGACCGGCCCGGTGATGGCGGGGATTTGTTATGATTCAGCGTTTGCCCCGATTTTTCGCACGCAAGCCCAGGGGGGCGGGGAATGGATCATCACGGCGGCCAACAATGACCCCTATCCGCCCCGGATGATGCGGCAACACCAGGCTCAGGATGTCCTGCGGGCGATTGAAACTGACCGCTGGCTGGTGCGGGCAACCAATACGGGGATTTCCGGGGTGATTAGTCCCCAGGGGCAAATTATTTGGCAGGCTGAACCCCAGGAATACGCAACCCATTTGGCCCGCATTTACCGGCGCTCCAACCGCACCATTTATGTACGCTACGGGGATTGGCTGACCCCCAGTTTAGGGGGAATTTTCATCATGATTTTTTTAATTCGCTGGCGTTCCTGAGTTTATGGTATTGGCGGTACACAACAATATAGCAATATGACACGATTTACGAATAGAAATTCCACAGAACCAGTGGCGGGGGGTGCCCCCCTGCGATCGCTAATTTGCAATTTATAGAGATGCCCGTAAATCGTCTGCGATTGCTATAGATTGATAAAACTCCTTGATATGTTTAGCCGACTGAAGATGATAAACCTGTTTGTTTTCCTTGGCTTTAAGCACATACTCTCGATACGTTGGAGTAAGCTTCTTATGGCACAGCCAAACTGTATAGTAACTATTGAACGTTCCCTTTAAGAGCGGGCTATTTTCAGGCCAATTTTCCGGTGGAACAAAAAAGCCGTTTAAGAATCGCTTCGTCACCCACCAATAGTGCTGTAAAATTGGCATATCCAAATATATTAAAGTATCTGCGATCTCCAGTCTTTCCCATACCGTATCCAACGATCCAAAGCCATCAATGATCCATTGGTCTTGTTGCAGAAGCTTATCATGGGCAACTTTATATTCTTCGTAGGGAGCTTTTCTACCACCGGATTTATATTGCAAAAGGTCTAAAGCAACCAAAGGCAAGCCGGTCATTTCTGCTAAACGTTTGCTGAGGGTGGATTTGCCGCCGCCAGAATTACCAAATACAGCAACTTTATTCATCATCATCTTTTATACCAGGTGTCTTAAGGATACCTGTATTTATTTGAACTCGCAGAAAGTCATCTCACTGGAATACCGGTATTACCGAGAACCAGGGACGGGGGGTGCCCCCTGCGACCGCTGTTCAAAATTCACTTAAAAATTGCTACATATTCAGGAGAACCAATTACGGGGGGTGCCCCCTGCGACCATTTCTCCTCATACAAATGTCATGGCTGGCTAATTCTCCTCCACCCGCCCATAGTGAGCGTTGGGTGCCCCCGTCACCCATGCCCACAGTTGATCCCCCCAGGAAAAATGCCACCATTCCTCTGGATGACGTACAAAACCGGCGTGAATCATGGTTTGATGTAATAAATTTCGATGTATAGCGTACGGGCTTTCTCGTGGGTAATAATCGGGCAACGAACGGGGTGAACATTCATCAATTGGCGAACCCATATCTACCGCCTGCCCGTATTCATCTATCAGGGTTAAATCCACGGCGGCACCGGTACTGTGGGGTGGTGGGGTGGCGGGTTCATCGCTGGGTACCGCCCAAATTTGATACACCTGCGCCAGTAGGTCGGTTGGGGCGATTTCCGGCTGGATTTTAAGCAGTTCTTGGTAAGTATATTCCACCATAAATACTTGTACCGTATTCGGGCGATAGCCATCAAAAATATTCAGCCGCCAACCGGGTTTTATTTGCTGCAAATAATCCTGCGCTTGTAATAATTTTATTAACACACTCTGGCGGAGTGAAAACGGGGAATAATTGCCGTAGGGGGCGCCGAGTTTGGCGTAGGGATGGGGCAGGGTCAAGGTGAATTGATCCCCAGGAATCGGGACTAGGGGTTCGCCCCATTCCTGGATGGGGTGATAACGGTAGGGTTTGAGTCCAGGGATGCCCATCAAATCAAGTTAATTTTGGGTTGATGCTAATCCTAAAAAAGCCCCAATTTCTTGCCAAATCAAGGGTAAATCCCGTTTCAAGCTATGGTCATCTTCCTGCATTATCAATCGTACCCAGGGGCGGGATTGGGCGTAGGTTTGACTCACGCAAATTGGCACCACATCATCGGATTTCCCGTGAATAATCAAGGTAGGTACCGGGCGCACTAATTTTCCATCATCATAGGAACGTAAATCTAAT encodes the following:
- a CDS encoding adenylate kinase; translated protein: MNKVAVFGNSGGGKSTLSKRLAEMTGLPLVALDLLQYKSGGRKAPYEEYKVAHDKLLQQDQWIIDGFGSLDTVWERLEIADTLIYLDMPILQHYWWVTKRFLNGFFVPPENWPENSPLLKGTFNSYYTVWLCHKKLTPTYREYVLKAKENKQVYHLQSAKHIKEFYQSIAIADDLRASL
- a CDS encoding M15 family metallopeptidase, translated to MGIPGLKPYRYHPIQEWGEPLVPIPGDQFTLTLPHPYAKLGAPYGNYSPFSLRQSVLIKLLQAQDYLQQIKPGWRLNIFDGYRPNTVQVFMVEYTYQELLKIQPEIAPTDLLAQVYQIWAVPSDEPATPPPHSTGAAVDLTLIDEYGQAVDMGSPIDECSPRSLPDYYPRESPYAIHRNLLHQTMIHAGFVRHPEEWWHFSWGDQLWAWVTGAPNAHYGRVEEN
- the alaS gene encoding alanine--tRNA ligase, which gives rise to MPLAGDAIRQKFLEFYAQHSHQVLPSASLIPSDPTVLLTIAGMLPFKPIFLGQQAAPHPRVTTAQRCLRTNDIENVGRTRRHHTFFEMLGNFSFGDYFKAAAIAWAWELVTQGFGLPPEQLAVSVYAEDTETLTLWQEVVGLPPERIQKLGAEDNFWAAGPTGPCGPCSEIYYDFTPQPGAVDLTDEVRFVEIYNLVFMELNRDLQGNVTPLAHKNIDTGMGLERLARILQNVPSNYETDLIFPVIEPMADWVNVNYQKANVEQQLSLKIIGDHLRAVVHLIADGVIPSNVRRGYILRRLIRRLVRHGRLLGLRRSFSAELALTAIDLARPAYPHVAERTTTIQNELHREEQQFLKTLDVGQQLLFDVMTQKPPMIGGKIAFDLAATYGFPVELTAEIAAEHDLTVDTAGYEQEMTKHRELSREGQATVDVLALNQWVELTNELGASVFTGYLNITGTTTVQAILQAGERVSRGDDTCGDLLVILQETPFYAESGGQVGDTGYIQSTDDSMKFRVVDVQKKADLWVHYGRVEQGELTIGMPVQTQVDRWQRVRTQAHHTATHLLQAALQKLIDPHIAQAGSLVTAERLRFDFNCSRALTPAELQQIEWQINRWIIEAHQAQVLTLPLAAAKAKGAMAMFGEKYSDPVRVIDIPGVSMELCGGTHVSNTTEIGLFKIVAETGIASGIRRLEAVAGLGVLDYLNQRDRVVKELTDLFKIKPEEITDRVRELQQEMKSKTKQIEELNTQLARSQALQLLTTTETINGYKLLVGQLGQVDGEALRNVAQELLQKLGKGAVVLGAIPAGDKVTLVAAFSPEVVKLGLQAGRLVGDLAKLCGGGGGGRPNLAQAGGKDPQGLPKALDQARQELRQKLAGQ
- the lnt gene encoding apolipoprotein N-acyltransferase yields the protein MNTQGFYLLFLLVSGALLGLTPGTAWLWPLAWVALVPLWWGTFSDKRPLIRGMLWGAAYHGLALSWLTHLHPLTWLGIPWSLSLVIALTIWLLVTLWGAFWVGVWAWTTSRIRQPLLRLLAGVSLWCGLETLASLTPLWWTTLALTQSPGNPSFLHLGQLSGPVTPTAWIMLVNGVLALAVFYPKKIILPLAVGLFCLGQTLGWFLQVTAPRERVLAYFPVGIIQPNIPNPQRFTPLGRGQMEQRLRSGYETLASQGAEIILTPEGALGQEFTPNHALTSSIQKWQIPLVLGAYGRQNGQLTNSLFMLDRRGEVISRYDKVKMVPLGEFIPFETWLGGWVRRISALPESQSAGTLSQSVRTLTGPVMAGICYDSAFAPIFRTQAQGGGEWIITAANNDPYPPRMMRQHQAQDVLRAIETDRWLVRATNTGISGVISPQGQIIWQAEPQEYATHLARIYRRSNRTIYVRYGDWLTPSLGGIFIMIFLIRWRS
- a CDS encoding SDR family NAD(P)-dependent oxidoreductase produces the protein MLAGETVLVTGASSGIGWECAQVLADLGVRLLLVARRQERLENLAQELQTNYKIPCLPQALDVRDRLGVQAWFQNLPPEWQCIDVVINNAGLSRGLDKLYEGDIDDWEEMIDTNLKGLLYITRTVLPGMIHRGRGHVVNIGSIAGLAAYPGGNVYCATKAAVRILGDALKQDLLGTPVRVTTINPGLVATEFSPVRFHGDMERAQQVYQGLTPLTGRDVAETVAFCLTRPPHVNIQELTLLPTDQANALLVHRRE
- the rimO gene encoding 30S ribosomal protein S12 methylthiotransferase RimO; the protein is MPSSVRPKVAFTHLGCEKNRIDTEHMLGLLATAGYRIDSDPETADYVIVNTCSFIEAARQESVRTLVELAEADKKIVITGCLAQHFQGELLAAIPEAVALVGTGDYQHIVQVIDAVEQGQTVLQVTEKPTYIADETVPRYRTTCAPVAYLRVAEGCDYRCAFCIIPHLRGDQRSRSIASIVREAQELADQGVQELILISQITTNYGLDLYGKPRLADLLYALGDVSVPWIRVHYSYPTGLTPEVLRAFRDVPNVLPYIDLPLQHSHPEVLRAMNRPWQREVNDRLLDRIREMLPDAVIRTTFIVGFPGETADHFAHLGDFVERHRFDHVGVFPFSAEAGTPAATLPNPMPEAVKRQRQKTLMQKQQPISLAKHQQYIDRTIDVLIEQENPQTGVKIGRSARFSPEVDGQVYVTGAAPLGRLVPVKITAAAVYDLVGVSV